In Dyadobacter subterraneus, a single genomic region encodes these proteins:
- a CDS encoding phosphatase PAP2-related protein, with amino-acid sequence MISNIWKESWQKKSYKTTVISGFLILCVISFFLNHFFQAIEVREGVAINDILLSILPAKDCSEIIFILIWSCVGLATVRFLYNPMIFLGFLWSYVALCLTRIITITLVPLNAPEGLIPLRDPLSNYFYGQVFITKDLFYSGHTATLFLIYLCLEKKNDKLFVLFSTAIVGLLLLFQHVHYSMDVLAAPFFAYLNYYCSKKFLGTLPLYETTNKVVMDREVVEES; translated from the coding sequence ATGATTTCCAATATCTGGAAAGAATCATGGCAGAAAAAATCGTATAAAACTACCGTGATTTCCGGCTTTTTGATACTTTGTGTTATTTCATTTTTTCTAAATCACTTTTTCCAGGCTATTGAAGTCCGGGAAGGCGTTGCTATTAATGATATTTTGCTTTCCATATTACCAGCGAAGGATTGCTCGGAAATAATATTCATTCTGATCTGGTCATGTGTAGGCCTGGCAACGGTTCGTTTTTTATACAATCCGATGATTTTTCTTGGATTTTTGTGGTCGTATGTTGCATTGTGCCTTACCAGAATTATTACTATTACGCTGGTTCCCCTGAACGCACCGGAAGGGTTGATACCGCTGAGAGATCCGTTAAGCAATTATTTCTACGGTCAGGTTTTCATCACGAAAGATCTTTTCTATTCCGGCCACACGGCAACTTTATTCCTGATCTATCTTTGTCTGGAAAAGAAAAATGATAAACTTTTTGTCTTGTTTTCAACTGCTATCGTCGGTCTCTTGCTACTTTTTCAACACGTTCATTATAGTATGGATGTTCTTGCAGCACCGTTTTTTGCTTATCTGAATTACTACTGCTCCAAGAAATTTCTGGGAACACTGCCACTTTATGAAACTACAAATAAAGTAGTAATGGATCGTGAGGTTGTGGAAGAAAGCTAA
- a CDS encoding TldD/PmbA family protein has product MKRRDFMQMTGMGMGALMLPSVPIFGSNVSSEHLLEPGIDVALKKRYADIALNATKSKGATYTDVRIGRYLQQFVFTRERQVQNIVNAESFGVGIRVIANGTWGFSATSDVTPEGIAKCAETAVAIAKANSKFQKDPVVLAPQKGVAEVSWKTPIKKNAFEIPTAQKIDLLMNVNGKAMENGAGFVTSNIFSVNEQKYFASSDGSYIDQDIHRIWPTFTVTAIDKAAGKFKTRGALSSPMGMGYEYLDGLAAEKIAGPNGTVGYRSSYDMVEDAILAAKQAKEKLTTKSVLPGKYDLVLDPNHLGLTIHESVGHPTELDRVLGYEANYAGTSFATLDKWESKKFNYGSKLVNIVADRIQPHTLGAVGFDDEGVPAKEWDIIKDGILVNYQAIRDQVKIIGGKESNGCCYADNWDSVQFQRMPNISLRPGTEKRSVLDMIKGVEKGIYIIGAGSYSIDQQRYNFQFGGQVFYEIKKGEIVGMLDDVAYQSNTQEFWNSCTQICDKDDYRTFGSFFDGKGQPSQISAVAHGSATTRFDGVNVINTGRKI; this is encoded by the coding sequence ATGAAAAGAAGAGATTTTATGCAGATGACTGGTATGGGAATGGGCGCATTAATGTTGCCATCTGTTCCCATATTTGGAAGCAACGTTTCAAGCGAACATTTACTGGAACCAGGCATTGATGTAGCTTTGAAAAAAAGATACGCCGACATTGCCCTGAATGCTACAAAAAGTAAGGGCGCCACCTATACAGATGTGCGCATAGGAAGGTATTTGCAACAGTTTGTATTTACAAGAGAAAGGCAGGTTCAGAATATTGTGAATGCCGAATCTTTTGGCGTTGGAATCCGGGTTATAGCCAATGGAACATGGGGATTTTCTGCAACCAGTGATGTAACACCCGAAGGTATTGCAAAATGCGCGGAAACTGCCGTAGCTATTGCCAAAGCAAACTCAAAATTCCAAAAGGATCCGGTGGTTTTGGCTCCGCAAAAGGGAGTTGCGGAAGTTTCCTGGAAAACGCCGATCAAAAAAAATGCGTTCGAAATACCTACTGCACAAAAGATAGATTTGTTGATGAATGTTAACGGCAAAGCCATGGAAAATGGTGCAGGCTTTGTTACTTCCAATATTTTTTCAGTTAACGAACAGAAATATTTTGCCTCTTCGGATGGTTCCTACATTGATCAGGATATTCATCGGATATGGCCTACATTTACAGTAACGGCAATCGATAAAGCTGCCGGGAAATTCAAAACCCGGGGTGCGCTAAGTTCTCCGATGGGCATGGGTTACGAATATCTGGACGGTCTTGCTGCTGAAAAAATTGCGGGTCCAAACGGAACGGTCGGTTATCGTAGTTCCTATGATATGGTTGAAGACGCGATTTTAGCCGCAAAACAAGCGAAGGAGAAACTTACTACTAAATCGGTTTTGCCGGGAAAATATGATCTTGTTCTTGACCCAAATCATTTGGGCCTGACGATTCATGAATCCGTCGGCCATCCGACTGAACTTGATCGTGTATTAGGTTATGAAGCCAATTACGCCGGAACAAGTTTCGCTACTTTGGATAAATGGGAATCGAAAAAATTCAACTACGGAAGCAAACTTGTCAACATCGTTGCCGACAGAATTCAGCCGCACACTTTGGGTGCCGTTGGTTTTGATGACGAAGGTGTTCCAGCCAAAGAATGGGATATTATTAAGGATGGAATTCTGGTCAATTATCAGGCTATTCGCGATCAGGTTAAAATCATTGGAGGTAAAGAATCAAACGGTTGCTGTTATGCCGACAACTGGGATTCTGTACAATTTCAAAGAATGCCCAATATTTCTCTTCGTCCTGGAACGGAGAAGCGTAGTGTTTTGGATATGATCAAAGGCGTTGAAAAAGGAATTTATATCATCGGCGCCGGTTCTTATTCCATTGACCAACAACGTTATAACTTCCAGTTTGGCGGACAGGTTTTCTATGAAATCAAAAAAGGTGAAATCGTGGGAATGCTGGATGACGTTGCTTATCAATCAAACACGCAGGAATTCTGGAATTCCTGTACGCAGATTTGTGATAAAGATGACTATCGGACTTTCGGATCTTTTTTCGACGGAAAAGGACAACCTTCTCAAATCAGCGCCGTTGCTCATGGAAGTGCGACCACCCGGTTTGATGGCGTGAATGTGATTAATACGGGGAGAAAAATATAA
- a CDS encoding TldD/PmbA family protein: MAVLSKEEAKQIIDKVLAFSKADETSANLNGSRTGNIRYARNSVSTSGETTNLSLSVTSVFGKKSGTATINEFDDKSLEKTVRRAEEIAHLAPDNPEYVGMLGQQNYLDVKSFAPSTDAINPDFRAEAAFKSIDPCAKKDLTAAGYWEDSTGFAAMGNTKGLFGYNAATSVDFSITVRTNDGLGSGYAVRDVNDVSKLDVALATEVAIQKAQASSKARALEPGKYTVILEPTAAVDLLQNMMGSMDARNADEGRSFLGKKGGGTRLGEKLFDERVNIYSDPQNLEIPGSPFGGGGGRFAFGGGGSDGRAQEKVVWVENGVVKNMYYSRYWAEKKGVKAIPPPTGFIFAGGNESLADLIKGTEKGILVTRLWYIRAVDPQTLLYTGLTRDGTFYIENGVIKYPVKNFRFNESPVIMLNNLEAAGKPMRQGGNLVPPLKIRDFTFTSLSDAV; the protein is encoded by the coding sequence ATGGCTGTCTTATCAAAAGAAGAAGCAAAGCAGATAATTGACAAAGTGTTGGCTTTTTCGAAAGCTGACGAAACGAGTGCCAATTTGAACGGCAGTCGTACCGGGAATATTCGTTATGCCAGAAATTCGGTATCGACGAGCGGTGAAACAACCAATCTTTCACTTTCTGTTACGTCGGTTTTTGGCAAAAAATCCGGGACAGCAACAATTAATGAATTTGACGATAAGTCGTTAGAAAAAACGGTGAGACGTGCCGAAGAAATCGCTCATCTCGCTCCTGATAATCCAGAATATGTTGGGATGCTTGGTCAACAAAATTATCTGGATGTAAAATCTTTCGCTCCAAGTACTGATGCTATTAATCCTGATTTTCGCGCGGAGGCTGCTTTTAAAAGTATCGATCCCTGCGCAAAAAAGGATCTGACAGCAGCCGGATACTGGGAAGATAGTACAGGATTTGCTGCGATGGGGAATACCAAAGGTTTGTTCGGCTATAACGCAGCTACCTCTGTTGATTTTTCTATCACTGTTAGAACTAACGATGGTTTGGGTTCCGGTTATGCGGTGCGTGATGTAAATGATGTTTCGAAACTTGATGTTGCACTTGCCACAGAAGTTGCAATCCAGAAAGCACAGGCATCTTCAAAAGCAAGAGCTTTGGAGCCCGGGAAATATACTGTTATTCTGGAACCTACCGCTGCGGTGGATTTACTTCAAAATATGATGGGAAGCATGGATGCCCGTAACGCAGATGAAGGAAGAAGTTTTCTTGGAAAAAAAGGAGGCGGAACCCGTTTGGGAGAAAAACTTTTTGACGAACGTGTCAACATTTATTCTGATCCGCAAAATCTTGAAATTCCTGGTTCTCCGTTCGGCGGAGGCGGTGGGCGTTTCGCTTTTGGCGGTGGCGGAAGTGATGGACGTGCGCAGGAAAAAGTGGTTTGGGTTGAAAATGGTGTCGTAAAAAATATGTACTATTCCCGTTACTGGGCGGAGAAAAAAGGTGTAAAAGCGATTCCTCCGCCAACCGGATTTATTTTCGCCGGCGGTAATGAATCTCTTGCAGATTTGATCAAAGGAACTGAAAAAGGAATTCTTGTCACTCGTCTGTGGTATATCCGCGCAGTGGATCCTCAAACGCTTCTATACACTGGCCTAACGCGTGACGGTACTTTTTACATTGAAAATGGTGTGATCAAGTATCCGGTTAAAAACTTCCGATTCAATGAAAGTCCGGTAATTATGCTGAACAATCTTGAAGCCGCTGGGAAGCCGATGCGCCAGGGAGGGAATCTGGTTCCGCCATTAAAAATCCGTGACTTTACTTTCACAAGCTTGTCCGATGCCGTTTAG
- a CDS encoding TldD/PmbA family protein, giving the protein MNRRDFIQIAGLSTGAFMLPAFAANGRTVSPEALMEPGLDVAVKKRLADAALNAAKSKGATYADVRIGRYLNQFVITREDKVQNIVNTESYGIGIRVIANGCWGFSAVADAKSEAQVAKAAEDAVAIAKANSRLMKQPVELAPQKGFGEVSWKAPIKKNAFEVPVKEKVELLLGVNDAAMKNGANYVNSILFMVNEQKYFASTDGSYIDQDIHRMWPNFTVTAIDPASGKFQTRNALSAPMGMGYDYLQVNPKDKVTGVTTRYNMGYDMLEDITAAAQQAKMKLSAKSVEAGKYDLILDPSHLWLTIHESVGHPLELDRVLGYEANFAGTSFATLDKWQSKNFKYGSDKVTLIADKTQVGSLGAVGWDDEGVNTKKWDLVKDGVLVNYQAIRDQAKIIGEKESHGCCYADSWSSVQFQRMANVSLASGKTPLSVEDMIKDVKKGIYIIGDGSFSIDQQRYNFQFGGQLFYEIKDGKIVGMLKDVAYQSNTQEFWNSCVQVCDERDYRLGGSFFDGKGQPSQSSAVSHGSSTARFAGVNVINTARKI; this is encoded by the coding sequence TTGAACCGACGCGATTTTATTCAGATAGCCGGACTTAGTACCGGTGCATTTATGTTACCAGCCTTTGCGGCAAACGGAAGAACTGTTTCACCGGAAGCTTTGATGGAGCCGGGACTTGATGTTGCAGTGAAAAAAAGATTGGCTGATGCAGCGCTTAACGCAGCAAAATCCAAAGGAGCAACTTACGCTGACGTGCGTATCGGACGCTACCTGAACCAGTTTGTAATTACGAGGGAAGATAAAGTACAAAATATAGTGAATACCGAATCTTACGGTATTGGTATCCGGGTTATAGCCAATGGCTGCTGGGGTTTTTCAGCGGTTGCAGATGCGAAAAGTGAAGCGCAGGTAGCAAAAGCGGCAGAAGATGCGGTTGCTATTGCGAAGGCGAATTCAAGATTGATGAAACAGCCTGTTGAACTTGCCCCTCAAAAAGGATTCGGCGAAGTAAGCTGGAAGGCACCTATCAAGAAAAATGCATTTGAAGTTCCGGTAAAAGAGAAAGTTGAATTGTTGCTTGGAGTGAATGACGCAGCAATGAAAAACGGAGCGAATTATGTCAATTCAATTCTTTTCATGGTGAATGAACAGAAATATTTCGCCTCAACAGACGGTTCTTATATTGATCAGGATATTCACCGGATGTGGCCAAACTTTACGGTTACTGCTATTGATCCTGCATCGGGGAAATTCCAGACGCGTAATGCATTAAGCGCTCCAATGGGAATGGGTTATGATTATCTGCAAGTTAATCCAAAAGATAAAGTAACTGGCGTGACTACCCGTTATAATATGGGTTATGATATGTTGGAAGACATAACCGCTGCGGCTCAGCAGGCAAAAATGAAATTATCAGCAAAATCTGTGGAAGCTGGCAAATATGACCTGATTCTGGATCCGTCTCATCTTTGGCTAACCATCCACGAGTCGGTAGGTCACCCGCTTGAACTGGATCGTGTACTTGGTTACGAAGCTAATTTCGCCGGTACTTCTTTTGCAACTTTGGACAAATGGCAATCGAAAAACTTTAAATACGGAAGTGATAAGGTGACACTTATTGCAGACAAAACCCAGGTTGGTTCCTTAGGTGCTGTGGGTTGGGATGATGAAGGTGTAAATACCAAAAAATGGGATTTAGTTAAGGACGGCGTTTTGGTGAATTATCAGGCAATCCGCGATCAGGCTAAAATTATTGGTGAAAAAGAATCACACGGCTGCTGTTATGCGGACAGCTGGAGTTCAGTTCAGTTTCAGCGTATGGCCAACGTTTCTCTGGCTTCCGGTAAAACGCCGCTTTCGGTTGAAGACATGATCAAGGACGTTAAAAAAGGAATTTACATTATCGGTGACGGATCATTCTCCATTGATCAGCAGCGTTATAACTTCCAGTTTGGCGGACAATTATTCTACGAGATCAAAGACGGAAAAATCGTTGGTATGCTTAAAGATGTTGCTTATCAATCCAACACACAGGAATTCTGGAACTCATGTGTTCAGGTTTGTGATGAACGCGATTACCGTTTAGGTGGATCTTTCTTCGATGGAAAAGGTCAGCCATCACAATCGAGTGCGGTTTCTCACGGAAGTTCGACAGCACGGTTTGCCGGTGTTAACGTTATCAATACAGCCAGAAAAATTTAA
- a CDS encoding TldD/PmbA family protein, whose product MSVILTEAEAKALLQKVLKYSKADECEINISGEKRGNLRYARNEVSTSGAQITQNLIVQSSFGKKVGVATTNEFSDEAFEKVVRQSEELAKLAPENPEYVGVLTPQQYKKSSGFFDSTANITPDFRADAVAKSLELSRAQNLAAAGFWEDTHGYSAMLNSKQLFAYYPSTDVNFSLTVRTPDGTGSGYVARGYSDVSKLDTVAATRIAIQKSTGSVGAKALEPGKYTVILEPTAAAVLLENIFFNMDARSADEGRSFLSKQGGKTKLGEKIVDERINIYSDPANPELPSAPWAGDGQPMEKVNWIEKGVVKNMAYSRYWAQKKGVKSVPFPNNMIVSGGTATLEEMIASTKQGILVTKLWYIREVDPQTLLLTGLTRDGTFYIENGKIKHPVKNFRFNESPVIMLNNLETLGKPERVVSTESNQNYLMPPMKIREFTFSSLSDAV is encoded by the coding sequence ATGTCAGTGATATTAACGGAAGCAGAAGCAAAAGCATTGTTACAGAAGGTTTTGAAATACTCAAAAGCGGATGAATGCGAGATTAATATATCGGGAGAAAAGAGGGGAAATTTGCGTTACGCACGTAATGAAGTTTCTACCAGTGGAGCGCAAATCACACAAAATCTGATTGTTCAGTCCTCTTTTGGGAAAAAAGTTGGTGTTGCCACAACGAATGAATTCAGTGATGAAGCATTTGAAAAAGTGGTTCGTCAATCGGAAGAGCTGGCAAAACTTGCCCCGGAAAATCCGGAATATGTTGGCGTTCTAACACCTCAGCAATACAAAAAATCGTCGGGTTTCTTTGATTCTACGGCAAATATTACTCCGGATTTTCGTGCGGATGCTGTGGCAAAAAGTCTGGAATTGTCAAGAGCTCAAAATCTGGCAGCAGCTGGTTTCTGGGAAGATACGCATGGTTATTCAGCGATGCTTAATTCAAAGCAGCTTTTTGCATATTACCCAAGTACGGATGTCAATTTTTCACTAACTGTCAGAACGCCGGATGGAACTGGTTCAGGTTATGTGGCCAGAGGTTATAGTGATGTTTCAAAACTTGACACAGTAGCGGCAACCAGAATTGCGATTCAAAAATCAACTGGTTCGGTAGGGGCAAAAGCTTTGGAGCCCGGAAAATATACCGTCATTCTGGAACCAACGGCGGCGGCAGTTTTATTGGAAAATATCTTTTTCAATATGGATGCGCGTAGTGCTGATGAAGGACGATCGTTTTTGAGCAAGCAAGGTGGAAAAACCAAACTCGGCGAAAAGATCGTGGATGAAAGAATCAACATTTATTCAGATCCTGCCAATCCTGAACTGCCATCAGCTCCATGGGCTGGTGACGGTCAGCCGATGGAAAAAGTAAACTGGATTGAAAAAGGTGTTGTCAAAAACATGGCTTATTCGCGTTACTGGGCACAAAAGAAAGGTGTTAAATCTGTTCCTTTCCCAAATAACATGATCGTGTCAGGTGGTACTGCGACTTTGGAAGAAATGATTGCTTCTACAAAACAGGGAATTCTAGTGACAAAATTATGGTATATCCGTGAAGTAGATCCTCAGACTTTATTGCTGACGGGACTCACACGTGATGGTACTTTTTATATCGAAAACGGCAAAATCAAACATCCGGTAAAAAACTTCCGATTCAACGAAAGTCCTGTGATCATGCTCAATAACCTTGAAACATTAGGGAAACCTGAGCGGGTTGTGAGCACAGAATCTAACCAGAATTATTTGATGCCGCCGATGAAAATCCGTGAATTTACATTTTCGTCATTATCTGACGCAGTATAA
- a CDS encoding DUF4159 domain-containing protein — MKPFFFTRLQYTSGNWDTDQRMPSNLLHSLVEYTTIPIDEKEKVVLLSSNDIFKSPFCYLSGHKLVEFSTQERDHFKRYVQNGGFVFVDDCNHDIDGLFAKSFEQEMSRTFGPKALQKIPNNHPLYNSFFHFEDGPPTTAFELNGWGDDLVHDYLKAVTINGRIGVLYSNKDYGCEWDYDFRNKRFLAVDNTRFGVNIVMYALTA; from the coding sequence ATGAAACCTTTTTTCTTCACCCGTCTTCAGTATACCTCAGGAAACTGGGATACCGATCAGCGCATGCCTTCAAACTTGCTGCATTCGCTGGTGGAGTATACCACCATCCCCATTGATGAGAAGGAAAAGGTGGTGCTGCTGAGCAGTAATGATATTTTCAAAAGTCCGTTTTGCTATTTGAGTGGACACAAACTTGTTGAGTTTTCAACCCAGGAAAGAGACCATTTTAAACGCTATGTTCAGAATGGAGGATTTGTGTTTGTAGACGATTGTAACCACGATATAGACGGATTATTTGCTAAATCCTTTGAGCAGGAAATGTCCAGAACATTCGGTCCCAAGGCTTTACAGAAAATTCCAAATAATCATCCGCTCTACAATAGCTTCTTCCACTTTGAAGACGGTCCGCCTACCACAGCCTTTGAATTAAATGGCTGGGGAGATGATCTGGTGCACGATTATCTGAAAGCGGTAACAATCAATGGTCGCATCGGAGTGCTTTACAGCAATAAGGATTATGGCTGTGAGTGGGATTATGATTTTAGAAATAAACGTTTTTTGGCTGTCGATAATACCAGGTTCGGGGTCAATATTGTCATGTATGCTTTAACTGCTTAA
- a CDS encoding AAA family ATPase → METQDLTHYKTLVAKLPLLKKEIGKVIVGQEDAINEILISLLAGGHCLLEGVPGLAKTLMVKTMSEALHMSFKRVQFTPDLMPGDIVGTEILEEDHETGKKFFKFSQGPIFANVVLADEINRTPPKTQAALLEAMQEKSVTYAGTNYALPNPFLIIATQNPIEQSGTYPLPEAQLDRFLLYIKLSYPSEQEELDVLKNTTGSKGVVIDRVLSDMDIVELQKLTRQVHISEDQIAFINRLVRATRPDGSPSEFVKQWCDWGAGPRAGQALVLCAKARAVLNERFAVIPEDVHTLAFPILRHRISMNFRAEAENITSDNVIADLIKTLK, encoded by the coding sequence TTGGAAACACAGGATCTAACCCATTATAAAACCTTGGTAGCTAAGCTGCCGCTTCTTAAAAAAGAAATTGGTAAAGTCATTGTTGGGCAGGAAGACGCCATAAACGAAATTCTGATTTCATTGCTTGCCGGCGGTCATTGTTTGCTTGAAGGCGTACCCGGACTGGCGAAAACTTTGATGGTGAAAACCATGTCCGAAGCTTTGCATATGAGTTTCAAACGTGTTCAATTCACGCCGGATTTGATGCCGGGCGATATCGTTGGAACTGAAATTCTGGAAGAAGATCATGAAACCGGAAAGAAGTTTTTTAAATTCAGTCAGGGACCAATTTTCGCGAATGTAGTTCTTGCAGATGAGATTAACAGAACGCCGCCAAAAACACAGGCCGCACTTCTGGAAGCGATGCAGGAAAAAAGTGTGACTTATGCAGGGACAAATTATGCACTGCCAAATCCTTTTCTGATCATTGCCACTCAAAATCCGATTGAGCAATCGGGTACCTACCCATTGCCAGAAGCGCAGCTCGACCGTTTTCTTTTGTATATCAAATTGAGCTATCCAAGTGAGCAGGAAGAACTTGATGTATTGAAAAATACAACTGGTTCGAAAGGTGTTGTTATCGATCGCGTGCTTAGTGATATGGATATCGTGGAACTTCAAAAATTGACAAGACAAGTTCACATCAGCGAAGATCAGATTGCATTTATTAACCGATTGGTTCGTGCGACAAGGCCTGATGGCAGTCCTTCTGAATTTGTAAAACAATGGTGTGACTGGGGAGCAGGACCACGTGCCGGACAGGCGCTTGTGCTGTGTGCAAAGGCGAGAGCGGTGCTGAACGAACGTTTTGCAGTAATTCCGGAAGATGTACACACGCTGGCTTTTCCAATTCTCCGTCACCGGATTTCAATGAATTTCAGAGCCGAAGCGGAAAATATTACATCGGACAATGTCATTGCAGATCTTATTAAAACATTGAAATAG
- a CDS encoding DUF58 domain-containing protein, whose translation MSQKRTGLLASDLIKLGNLQLVGKLISEELMLGVHASKRSGMGTEFEQYRHYEPGDDPKRIDWKLYARTDKHLVKESSAESNRQIRFLLDLSGSMNYAENGMSRLEYAKLLIASLSYLGYIQNDQMSLYALQNGKVNSIVSGASSSGKQAFNKILFGLQKTTASGEWTADFAANGKLQFPEFATKSQEQLIFVTDFLQVGQEWLTLIKSIASPRREIVIFQILGDNEVDFNLTGFYRFKDLETGKEIELQAEAVRDKFKESSKAYFDMLEEELRIPYVNLVQARLSDPLGMVLKEFLTRRKG comes from the coding sequence ATGTCCCAAAAACGTACCGGGCTGCTTGCTTCGGATTTGATCAAACTTGGAAACCTTCAATTGGTTGGAAAACTGATAAGTGAAGAACTAATGCTGGGTGTGCACGCCAGCAAACGTTCGGGTATGGGCACCGAGTTTGAGCAATACCGTCATTATGAACCCGGCGATGACCCTAAGCGGATTGACTGGAAATTGTACGCCAGAACGGACAAACATCTTGTAAAAGAATCATCTGCCGAAAGTAACAGACAGATTCGTTTTTTACTGGATTTGTCCGGTTCTATGAATTATGCTGAAAATGGCATGAGCCGTTTGGAATATGCAAAATTGCTGATCGCATCTTTGTCATATCTCGGTTATATTCAAAACGACCAGATGAGTCTGTATGCTTTGCAGAACGGAAAAGTTAACAGCATTGTGAGTGGTGCGTCGAGTTCGGGAAAGCAGGCTTTCAACAAGATATTGTTTGGATTACAAAAAACGACAGCTTCGGGAGAATGGACGGCAGATTTTGCAGCCAACGGAAAGTTGCAGTTTCCTGAATTTGCTACCAAAAGTCAGGAGCAATTAATTTTTGTGACAGACTTTCTTCAGGTAGGGCAGGAGTGGCTGACGTTGATAAAATCCATTGCCAGTCCTCGCAGAGAAATCGTTATTTTCCAGATTCTGGGTGATAATGAAGTGGATTTTAATCTCACCGGTTTTTACCGTTTCAAGGATTTGGAAACCGGAAAAGAAATTGAATTACAGGCAGAGGCGGTAAGAGATAAATTCAAGGAATCTTCAAAAGCTTATTTTGATATGCTGGAAGAAGAATTGCGGATTCCTTACGTAAATCTGGTTCAGGCCAGATTGAGTGATCCTTTGGGGATGGTTTTAAAAGAATTTTTAACAAGAAGGAAAGGCTAA
- a CDS encoding BatA domain-containing protein, protein MNFLQPFMFWGALAIAIPIFIHFWHQKKGKELDWAAMQWLIDKSQQQSRGFRLDDLPMLVVRCLLILILTFLLSQPVIKWFKQIEHAERIHLVEPSANLVNNYRFEIETAIKNGDKVFWINPESEEIKDLSSISNQKNKGVLYLQEVINKVSKKGAKLDLYLVSDQKLLDLPKIYIPESYQLHLLTDSSQNYAHKYLELADGKKLFVNKGQLTVSSPGLSQDLPKLESTPVHSGKLNVLVEYKNKAEQQTVEAALGSLSIVYSLPMEIDNKNVSEKKYDLVLTDQKIAKINPEVLYVLSGKSDPGNQSVLSNVVQLQDSLRIQTSEMVNSGQLPEFIGDLLITHYKLDEPQKIVNQKQLNSLFVQTKPLEANMEGSLRPWLLIIFIALLILERWMALKKTIQKSYV, encoded by the coding sequence ATGAATTTTTTACAACCTTTCATGTTTTGGGGAGCGCTGGCAATTGCCATACCAATTTTCATCCATTTCTGGCATCAGAAAAAAGGGAAAGAACTGGATTGGGCTGCTATGCAATGGTTAATTGATAAAAGTCAGCAGCAAAGTCGGGGATTTCGGTTGGATGATCTGCCGATGTTGGTTGTTCGTTGTTTGCTTATTTTGATTTTAACTTTTTTGTTAAGTCAGCCGGTTATAAAATGGTTCAAGCAAATTGAACATGCCGAGCGAATTCATTTGGTTGAGCCGTCTGCGAATCTGGTCAACAATTATCGTTTTGAAATTGAAACTGCTATAAAAAACGGCGATAAAGTTTTTTGGATAAATCCTGAAAGTGAAGAAATAAAAGATCTGTCATCCATTTCAAACCAAAAAAACAAAGGCGTTTTATATCTTCAGGAAGTCATTAACAAAGTAAGCAAAAAAGGAGCGAAGCTTGATCTTTATCTGGTTAGCGACCAGAAATTGCTGGATCTGCCTAAAATTTACATTCCTGAATCATACCAATTACATCTCCTGACAGATTCTTCCCAGAATTATGCACATAAGTATTTGGAGTTAGCAGATGGGAAAAAACTGTTTGTTAACAAAGGTCAGTTAACTGTTTCCAGTCCTGGTCTGTCACAGGATTTGCCAAAGCTTGAATCGACTCCGGTTCATAGCGGGAAATTAAATGTCCTGGTTGAATACAAGAACAAAGCCGAACAGCAAACCGTCGAGGCGGCTCTTGGCTCTTTGTCGATTGTCTATTCTTTACCGATGGAAATTGATAATAAGAATGTTAGTGAAAAGAAATATGATCTTGTATTGACGGATCAAAAAATCGCCAAAATTAATCCGGAAGTGCTTTATGTTTTATCCGGGAAATCGGATCCGGGTAACCAAAGTGTGCTTTCAAACGTTGTTCAATTACAGGATTCACTTCGGATACAGACTTCCGAAATGGTTAATTCCGGACAACTTCCGGAATTCATTGGTGATTTACTGATAACACATTATAAGCTGGACGAACCTCAAAAGATCGTAAATCAGAAGCAGTTGAATTCGCTTTTTGTACAAACGAAACCTTTGGAAGCCAATATGGAAGGCAGTTTGAGACCTTGGCTTCTTATTATTTTTATAGCATTACTCATTCTTGAACGCTGGATGGCTTTAAAGAAAACGATACAGAAAAGTTATGTATGA